The proteins below are encoded in one region of Halichoerus grypus chromosome X, mHalGry1.hap1.1, whole genome shotgun sequence:
- the LOC118538264 gene encoding small integral membrane protein 10-like protein 2A, whose protein sequence is MAAAATAAALSALGVRLSRSAAARGSYGAFCKGLSRTLITFFDLAWRLRTNFPYFYVVASVILNVRLQVHI, encoded by the coding sequence atggcggcggcggcgacggcggcggcccTGTCGGCCCTGGGGGTGCGGCTGTCGCGCTCGGCGGCGGCCCGCGGCTCGTACGGCGCCTTCTGCAAGGGGCTCTCGCGCACGCTGATCACCTTCTTCGACCTGGCCTGGCGGCTGCGCACGAACTTCCCCTACTTCTACGTGGTGGCCTCGGTGATCCTCAACGTCCGCCTGCAGGTACATATTTAG
- the LOC144380624 gene encoding protein SPO16 homolog codes for MAENGRKEKIKWTTTIIISSSLKSCEVATALENRSHKIRYSDSVENGSIIFSLSGLAFLLMDAKECFISAEEIFLAKIEKFINIHQKSFLVLSAALHGPEEWKLMFRIQQRFLGSNLRILPVHNTVNAINLMCTIAKTASKPYTDSICYRMITTEAYIIEQSPVWKTLQKLKLSSDSFNPN; via the coding sequence atggctgaaaatggcagaaaagaaaaaataaaatggacaaccACTATTATTATTAGCTCATCTCTTAAGAGTTGTGAAGTTGCAACTGCCCTAGAAAATCGAAGCCACAAGATTCGGTATTCAGATTCCGTGGAAAATGGatcaattatattttctctttctggacttGCATTTTTATTGATGGATGCTAAAGAATGCTTTATATCAGCTGAAGAAATATTTCTAGCCAAAATTGAGAAGTTTATTAATATTCACCAAAAGAGTTTTTTGGTTCTGTCTGCTGCCCTCCATGGGCCTGAGGAATGGAAACTGATGTTCAGGATTCAGCAGAGATTCCTGGGTAGTAATTTACGGATACTTCCAGTACACAACACAGTAAATGCTATTAATCTTATGTGCACTATAGCTAAGACTGCCTCCAAACCATACACAGACAGCATTTGCTATAGAATGATAACAACTGAGGCTTACATCATTGAGCAAAGTCCTGTTTGGAAGACACTTCAAAAGTTAAAACTGAGTAGTGATTCATTTAATCCAAATTAG